In Flavivirga abyssicola, the following are encoded in one genomic region:
- a CDS encoding dual OB domain-containing protein, translating to MKLLCLANSYKERGRCIAGILLDDNNKPILKNNKAIWIRPVCKADHGQVPNSLCEKILPLDIIEINGTNKVGSGYQSENTSFDENEILTIGKANKNILNNLYSGTNLIFGNRGKALPEDTIKTLDHSLILVNLTEFKIVEKEYEDRKKPQIRLNFSYNNNSYDFPITDPVFLDNYNNNKTILKNKNNIDVVLSLGVPFNDWYYKLVATIIH from the coding sequence ATGAAACTACTCTGTCTAGCTAATTCTTATAAAGAAAGAGGAAGATGTATTGCTGGAATATTGTTAGATGATAACAACAAACCGATTTTAAAAAACAATAAAGCTATATGGATAAGACCAGTTTGTAAAGCGGACCACGGGCAAGTACCTAATTCTTTATGTGAAAAAATTCTTCCATTAGATATTATTGAAATCAATGGAACTAATAAAGTAGGGAGCGGATATCAATCAGAAAATACAAGTTTTGATGAGAACGAAATATTAACTATTGGAAAAGCAAACAAAAACATACTGAATAATTTATATAGTGGAACAAATTTAATTTTTGGTAATCGGGGAAAAGCACTTCCTGAAGATACAATTAAAACACTTGACCACTCTTTAATTTTAGTTAATTTAACTGAATTTAAAATAGTTGAAAAGGAATATGAAGACAGAAAAAAACCGCAGATTAGACTTAATTTTTCTTATAATAATAACTCTTATGACTTTCCTATAACTGACCCTGTTTTTTTAGACAATTACAATAACAACAAAACAATTCTTAAAAATAAAAATAATATTGACGTTGTTTTGTCTTTAGGAGTACCTTTTAATGATTGGTATTATAAATTGGTAGCAACGATTATCCACTAA
- a CDS encoding GIY-YIG nuclease family protein, whose protein sequence is MKIYYVYILKCSDKSYYTGITSNLTKRITEHKLGKYADSYTYKRRPIRLEFYAEFTNVDLAIQTEKQIKKWSRAKKEALIKNEFEKLPNLAKKKFNTP, encoded by the coding sequence ATGAAAATTTATTATGTTTATATTTTAAAATGTTCCGATAAAAGCTATTATACAGGTATAACATCTAATTTGACTAAACGTATTACAGAACATAAATTAGGAAAATATGCAGATAGTTACACTTATAAACGCCGACCAATACGTTTGGAGTTCTATGCTGAATTCACAAATGTTGATTTAGCCATACAAACAGAAAAGCAAATTAAAAAGTGGTCTAGAGCAAAAAAAGAAGCATTAATTAAAAATGAATTTGAAAAGCTTCCTAACTTAGCTAAAAAGAAATTCAACACACCTTAG
- a CDS encoding RNA methyltransferase, whose protein sequence is MRKLKNSELNRLSVDDFKSVKKTPIIIVLDNIRSLNNIGSVFRTSDAFLIEKIYLCGITAKPPHKDIHKTALGSTDTVDWEYVDDTMDLVETLQAKNIKICAIEQAENATMLNDFKPKANTTYALIFGNEVKGVAQNVVSASDTVIEIPQFGTKHSLNISVSCGVVVWDVFSKLNN, encoded by the coding sequence ATGCGCAAACTAAAAAATAGTGAATTAAACCGATTGAGTGTCGATGATTTTAAATCGGTAAAAAAAACACCGATCATTATTGTCCTAGATAACATTAGAAGTCTTAATAATATCGGTTCTGTTTTTAGAACCAGTGATGCCTTTTTAATTGAAAAAATCTATCTCTGTGGCATCACAGCTAAACCACCTCATAAAGACATTCATAAAACCGCTTTGGGCAGTACCGATACGGTAGATTGGGAATATGTTGACGATACGATGGATTTAGTTGAAACATTACAAGCTAAAAACATAAAAATATGTGCTATTGAACAAGCTGAAAACGCTACTATGTTAAATGACTTTAAACCTAAAGCTAACACGACTTACGCTCTAATTTTTGGCAATGAAGTAAAAGGAGTTGCTCAAAATGTGGTTAGTGCCAGCGATACTGTTATTGAGATTCCACAGTTTGGGACTAAACACTCATTAAATATTTCTGTAAGTTGTGGCGTTGTGGTTTGGGATGTGTTCTCTAAGTTGAATAACTAA
- a CDS encoding DUF488 domain-containing protein — MNLKEIYTVGHSNHQIDYFLELLKFKEITCLIDVRSTPASSYSPQFNKLPLKNYLKNNGITYMHFKDEFGARHEQKNVLDENGQVNFELFRKTNEFKKGVERVDKGFSKGYKIALMCSEGNPLECHRFSMISVHLNKIGYNVYHILKNKVVKTHAQLEQELLEKYRKKLPSPSLFEPNVNESHIIKEAYRLHNKEIGWITNKFKEFSKIRQYG; from the coding sequence ATGAATCTAAAGGAAATATATACTGTAGGGCATTCTAATCATCAAATTGATTACTTTCTTGAATTATTGAAATTTAAAGAAATCACCTGTTTAATTGATGTTAGAAGCACCCCTGCAAGCAGTTATAGTCCACAATTTAACAAATTGCCTTTAAAAAACTATTTAAAAAATAATGGCATTACTTATATGCATTTCAAAGATGAATTTGGTGCTAGACACGAACAAAAAAACGTTTTAGATGAAAACGGGCAAGTGAATTTTGAGTTATTTAGAAAAACCAATGAATTTAAAAAAGGGGTAGAGAGAGTTGACAAAGGTTTTTCAAAAGGATATAAAATAGCTCTTATGTGTTCAGAGGGAAACCCTTTGGAATGTCATAGATTTTCTATGATATCAGTACACTTGAACAAAATAGGATACAATGTATATCACATTTTAAAAAATAAAGTTGTTAAAACTCATGCACAACTTGAGCAGGAACTTTTAGAAAAATATCGAAAAAAACTACCATCACCCTCTCTCTTTGAACCAAACGTTAATGAAAGTCATATTATTAAAGAAGCTTATAGATTGCATAACAAAGAAATTGGTTGGATAACAAATAAGTTTAAAGAGTTTAGTAAAATTAGACAATATGGTTAA
- a CDS encoding queuosine precursor transporter, which yields MTLKDKLAAQRIYILLGALFITSLVVSNLIFQKFFYWYPVDIEIFGSKLFEISVGILPYPITFLITDLISEIYGKKRANDVVVTGIFASLFSLLIILVADSVPATSWSYVKDDMFNTVFGNSIIAVFASMLTYLFAQFVDIQIYHFWKRLTKGKHLWLRNNFSTWFSQFVDTLTIVTLLCSFGIIDWSNFKGLLISGFLFKVFVAACDTPFLYLGVYLFKKRFKLKVNEEIDLL from the coding sequence ATGACATTAAAAGACAAACTTGCTGCTCAGCGTATCTACATACTACTTGGTGCTTTATTTATAACATCATTGGTGGTATCAAACCTTATTTTTCAGAAGTTTTTTTATTGGTATCCTGTTGATATTGAAATTTTTGGAAGCAAACTTTTCGAAATCTCTGTTGGTATTTTACCCTACCCGATTACTTTTTTAATCACGGATTTAATTAGTGAAATTTATGGTAAAAAGCGTGCTAATGATGTTGTTGTAACGGGTATTTTTGCGTCACTTTTTTCACTTTTAATAATACTGGTTGCGGATAGCGTTCCTGCCACAAGCTGGTCTTACGTTAAAGACGATATGTTTAATACGGTTTTTGGTAATTCCATCATTGCTGTATTTGCAAGCATGCTCACTTATTTATTCGCGCAGTTTGTAGACATCCAGATTTACCATTTTTGGAAACGACTTACCAAAGGGAAACATCTTTGGTTACGAAATAATTTCTCTACCTGGTTTTCTCAATTTGTGGATACGCTTACGATTGTAACTTTATTATGTTCATTCGGCATCATCGACTGGTCAAATTTTAAAGGTTTATTAATTAGTGGGTTTTTATTTAAAGTTTTTGTTGCTGCCTGTGATACACCTTTTCTATATTTGGGTGTTTATTTGTTTAAAAAGCGTTTTAAATTAAAAGTGAACGAAGAAATTGATTTGCTTTAA
- a CDS encoding DUF1801 domain-containing protein — protein sequence MKNIEIRTDPRVESIFNNYPNSVRKKMTSLRELIIETASDIEGVTDLEETLKWGEPSYLAKKGSTIRINWSSKNPNQYAMYFQCTSRLVSTFRIVYKSVLDFEGKRAIVLQPKEDLPKEALKNCITAALTYHKVKHLPLLGM from the coding sequence ATGAAAAACATAGAAATAAGAACAGATCCTAGAGTTGAATCGATTTTCAATAATTATCCTAATTCGGTTAGAAAGAAAATGACAAGCCTTCGGGAATTGATTATTGAAACCGCTAGTGACATAGAAGGTGTAACCGATCTGGAAGAAACGCTAAAATGGGGAGAACCAAGTTATCTAGCCAAAAAAGGCAGCACCATTAGAATAAATTGGAGCTCTAAAAACCCTAATCAATATGCCATGTATTTTCAATGCACTAGCAGATTGGTATCTACATTTAGAATCGTTTACAAAAGCGTTCTTGACTTTGAGGGAAAAAGGGCGATTGTTCTTCAACCAAAAGAAGATCTTCCTAAAGAAGCTTTAAAGAATTGCATTACTGCTGCGTTGACATATCATAAAGTGAAGCATTTGCCTTTGTTGGGGATGTAA
- the mutS gene encoding DNA mismatch repair protein MutS — translation MKKKSKKETPLMKQYNTIKAKYPDALLLFRVGDFYETFGEDAVKTAGILGIILTKRGAGSESETELAGFPHHSLNTYLPKLVKAGERVAICDQLEDPKQTKTIVKRGVTELVTPGVALNDEVLVSKSNNFLCSVYFDKKYIGISFLDISTGEFLTSQGNAEYIDKLLQNFRPSEVLVSKKKRTTFNETFGDDFHTFYMEDWIYQTDYAYETLIKHFDTKTLKGFGIEDLYEGIIASGSILHYLSETQHNKLQHITSISRIAEDEYVWMDKFTIRNLELYNSTNNNAVTLLNVIDKTISPMGGRLLKRWLALPLKNVEKIKQRHEVVSFLTQEHTVLQEIQSHIKHIGDLERLISKIATGKVNPREVIQLKNSLEAIVPIKSLASNCENESLKAIGDNLQGCDVLREKIKETLNEDAPVNVLKGNSIASGFSSELDELRDLSKSGKDYLDNMLERESERTGITSLKIASNNVFGYYIEVRNTHKDKVPEDWIRKQTLVSAERYITEELKEYEAKILGAEDRIQAIEQQLFAELVSWMNLYIKVVQQNAYLVGQLDCLCGFSQLAKDNNYIYPVIDDSFDLVIKDGRHPVIEKQLPIGEAYIANDVFLDRATQQIIMITGPNMSGKSAILRQTALIVLLAQIGSFVPANEARIGLVDKIFTRVGASDNISMGESTFMVEMNETASILNNISDRSLVLLDEIGRGTSTYDGISIAWAISEYLHEHPAKPKTLFATHYHELNEMTETFDRIKNFNVSVKELKDHVLFLRKLVEGGSEHSFGIHVAKMAGMPQQVLRRANKILKKLEKSHSSEELTDKVKSIEDEMQLSFFNLDDPLLENIKEEILCTDIDTLTPVEALMKLNEIKRMLVKKKRA, via the coding sequence ATGAAGAAAAAATCAAAAAAAGAGACGCCTTTAATGAAACAATACAATACGATTAAGGCAAAGTATCCAGATGCTTTACTATTGTTTCGTGTTGGCGATTTTTATGAAACTTTTGGAGAAGATGCTGTTAAAACGGCAGGTATATTAGGTATTATTCTAACCAAACGTGGTGCAGGTAGTGAAAGTGAAACCGAATTAGCTGGTTTTCCGCACCATTCGTTAAACACGTATTTACCTAAATTGGTCAAGGCAGGCGAACGTGTTGCCATTTGTGATCAGTTAGAAGATCCTAAACAGACCAAAACGATTGTAAAGCGTGGTGTGACCGAGTTGGTTACTCCAGGGGTTGCATTGAATGATGAGGTTTTAGTATCAAAATCCAATAACTTTTTGTGTTCGGTTTATTTTGATAAAAAATATATAGGCATTTCGTTTTTAGATATTTCTACTGGGGAGTTCTTAACCTCACAAGGTAATGCAGAGTACATAGATAAATTGTTGCAGAATTTCAGACCTAGTGAAGTCTTGGTCTCCAAGAAAAAACGGACCACGTTTAACGAAACGTTTGGAGACGATTTCCATACATTTTATATGGAAGATTGGATCTATCAAACCGATTATGCCTATGAAACACTAATAAAGCATTTCGATACTAAAACACTAAAAGGTTTTGGTATTGAAGATTTGTACGAAGGTATTATTGCATCTGGGTCTATTCTCCATTATTTATCGGAAACGCAGCATAACAAACTACAACATATTACCTCTATTTCCAGAATAGCAGAAGACGAATATGTATGGATGGATAAATTCACCATTAGGAATTTAGAACTTTATAATTCGACTAATAATAATGCTGTTACCCTTTTAAATGTGATTGATAAAACCATTTCACCTATGGGCGGAAGGTTATTGAAGCGTTGGCTGGCCTTGCCTTTAAAAAATGTTGAAAAGATCAAGCAGCGTCATGAAGTCGTTAGTTTTTTAACTCAGGAACATACTGTACTTCAAGAAATTCAAAGTCATATTAAACATATTGGCGATTTAGAGCGACTCATTTCTAAAATAGCAACGGGTAAGGTAAATCCGCGAGAAGTTATTCAGCTTAAGAACTCTTTGGAGGCTATTGTGCCTATAAAATCGTTGGCGTCAAATTGCGAAAATGAATCGCTTAAGGCTATTGGAGATAATCTTCAAGGTTGTGACGTGCTTCGTGAAAAAATTAAAGAAACGCTCAATGAAGATGCTCCCGTAAATGTATTAAAAGGAAATAGTATTGCTTCTGGTTTCTCATCGGAATTAGATGAATTGAGAGATTTGTCTAAATCGGGAAAAGATTATTTAGATAATATGCTGGAGCGTGAAAGTGAACGTACTGGCATTACGTCTCTTAAAATAGCCTCAAACAATGTGTTTGGGTATTATATTGAAGTACGTAATACACATAAAGATAAAGTACCTGAGGACTGGATTAGAAAACAAACTTTAGTAAGTGCGGAAAGGTACATTACAGAGGAACTTAAAGAATATGAAGCAAAAATATTAGGTGCAGAGGATAGAATTCAGGCTATAGAGCAACAGCTATTTGCAGAATTGGTTAGCTGGATGAACCTATATATAAAAGTAGTGCAGCAAAATGCTTATTTAGTAGGGCAGTTAGATTGTTTATGTGGATTTTCTCAACTGGCAAAAGACAACAACTATATATATCCTGTTATTGATGATTCTTTTGATTTAGTGATTAAAGATGGTCGTCATCCAGTCATAGAAAAGCAATTGCCTATCGGGGAAGCCTATATAGCCAACGATGTATTTTTAGATAGGGCGACTCAGCAGATTATTATGATTACGGGACCTAACATGTCTGGTAAGTCGGCTATTTTACGCCAAACAGCATTAATTGTGCTTTTAGCCCAAATAGGTAGCTTTGTACCTGCCAATGAAGCGCGTATTGGTTTAGTAGATAAGATTTTTACCAGAGTTGGGGCGAGTGATAATATCTCTATGGGAGAATCGACTTTCATGGTAGAAATGAATGAAACAGCTTCTATTCTTAATAATATATCAGACAGAAGTTTGGTGTTACTTGATGAAATAGGGCGTGGAACGAGTACCTATGATGGTATTTCAATAGCTTGGGCAATTAGTGAATATTTGCATGAACATCCTGCGAAACCAAAAACGTTGTTCGCAACACATTACCATGAGTTAAATGAAATGACCGAAACATTTGATCGTATTAAAAATTTCAACGTATCGGTTAAAGAATTGAAAGACCATGTGCTTTTTTTAAGAAAGCTGGTTGAAGGTGGTAGTGAGCATAGTTTTGGGATTCATGTAGCTAAAATGGCAGGCATGCCACAACAGGTATTGCGTCGCGCAAATAAAATTTTGAAGAAATTAGAGAAGTCTCATTCTAGTGAAGAGTTAACAGATAAGGTTAAATCCATAGAAGACGAGATGCAGTTAAGTTTTTTCAATTTAGATGATCCGTTATTGGAAAATATTAAGGAAGAAATATTATGTACTGATATTGATACACTTACACCGGTGGAAGCGCTCATGAAACTCAACGAAATTAAACGAATGTTGGTCAAAAAAAAGCGGGCGTAA
- a CDS encoding kinetochore Spc7 family protein: MKKLVLLSFFISSAICAQVTDTGDKVGVGTTTPARKLEITENSSTDAAALRLTNSGWISHMSTSLEFKTGSQKSVPTSKISSIMNGSGNAGDRLSFFLQENGTNPNNNPLVEKVSILPNGNLGIGVINPSKKLHVNGVIGVGIMSGSNSEGFRIDYVDGGEGTTTFKNNRWGGNIYFKRNSSLGERTQFFFGGANEHYMNIYNSNNEVKVRFISGGNSYINGGNLGIGTTDTKGFKLGVNGKIAATEVKVATYSNWADFVFEKDYNLPTLKEVEEHIKEKGHLKDIPSAKEVEKDGFFLGDMDSKLLQKIEELTLYTIEQQKEIEIQKNKIKQLEEQVSEIKELKEENKELKLLLERVTKLEQQLNIMQK; the protein is encoded by the coding sequence ATGAAAAAACTAGTTTTATTAAGCTTCTTTATTAGTAGTGCAATATGTGCGCAAGTTACAGATACTGGTGATAAGGTAGGTGTAGGAACAACAACACCAGCAAGAAAATTAGAAATAACTGAAAATAGTAGTACTGATGCTGCGGCGTTAAGATTAACTAATTCAGGATGGATTTCTCACATGTCCACCTCATTAGAATTTAAAACAGGGTCTCAAAAGTCCGTGCCTACTTCAAAGATTTCTTCTATCATGAATGGGAGTGGTAATGCTGGTGATAGACTTAGTTTCTTTTTGCAAGAAAACGGGACAAACCCTAATAACAATCCTTTAGTCGAAAAAGTATCAATATTACCAAATGGTAATTTGGGAATAGGTGTTATCAATCCTAGTAAAAAACTTCATGTGAATGGAGTAATTGGAGTTGGAATTATGAGTGGATCCAACTCAGAAGGTTTCAGAATTGACTATGTTGATGGCGGGGAAGGAACAACTACGTTCAAAAATAACAGATGGGGAGGTAACATTTATTTTAAAAGAAATAGCTCATTAGGAGAAAGGACTCAGTTCTTTTTTGGAGGAGCAAATGAGCATTATATGAATATATATAACAGTAATAATGAAGTGAAAGTAAGATTTATTTCTGGGGGTAATTCTTATATAAATGGAGGGAATTTGGGTATCGGCACCACAGACACCAAAGGTTTTAAATTAGGAGTGAATGGCAAAATAGCAGCAACCGAAGTAAAAGTAGCTACTTATTCGAATTGGGCAGATTTTGTTTTTGAAAAGGATTACAACCTACCAACTCTTAAAGAAGTTGAAGAACACATCAAAGAAAAAGGGCATTTAAAAGATATCCCTAGTGCCAAAGAAGTAGAAAAAGACGGTTTCTTTTTAGGAGACATGGATTCAAAATTGCTTCAAAAAATTGAAGAATTAACGCTTTATACTATTGAGCAACAAAAAGAAATAGAAATTCAAAAAAATAAGATAAAGCAACTTGAAGAACAAGTTTCTGAAATAAAAGAACTTAAAGAAGAAAATAAGGAGCTTAAACTCTTATTAGAAAGAGTAACAAAACTAGAACAACAATTAAATATAATGCAAAAATGA
- the folK gene encoding 2-amino-4-hydroxy-6-hydroxymethyldihydropteridine diphosphokinase, with protein MIKPTTFHIALGSNKGDKLKNLQNAVDLIHVRAGNIKLISKVYKSPAFGFESDDFFNACLVLESYLDPQKLLQVLLTIETDLGRTRKNSEGYEARIIDLDIVFAEDSIIESNTLQVPHPEMEKRRFVLLPLHDIASKIKHPKLDKQVSVLLEECGDESVLEPINIWLKNPRKAFDFSKYNYIAIEGNIGAGKTSLANKIAHDFNAKLILERFADNPFLPKFYEDATRYSFPLEMSFLADRYQQISDDLSQLDLFKDFIVSDYDVFKSLIFSKITLQEDEFKLYRKLFHLMYKEISKPDLYVYLYQNTERLQENIKKRGRDYEQNIENDYLEKINAGYLDFLKSQPDFNVKIIDVSDKDFVENRLDYLWILGEICGK; from the coding sequence ATGATAAAACCAACGACATTTCATATCGCTTTAGGAAGTAATAAAGGAGATAAACTTAAAAACCTCCAAAATGCAGTTGATTTAATACATGTGAGAGCAGGTAATATAAAACTGATTTCTAAAGTATATAAGTCGCCTGCTTTTGGATTCGAAAGTGATGATTTTTTTAATGCTTGTCTGGTTTTAGAAAGTTATTTAGATCCTCAAAAATTACTTCAGGTTTTATTAACTATTGAAACTGATTTAGGGCGTACTAGGAAAAACTCTGAAGGTTATGAGGCCCGTATTATAGATTTAGATATTGTTTTTGCTGAAGATAGTATTATTGAATCCAATACACTTCAAGTACCACATCCAGAAATGGAAAAACGAAGGTTTGTATTATTACCACTTCATGATATAGCATCTAAAATAAAACACCCAAAATTAGATAAACAAGTATCAGTTTTGTTAGAAGAATGTGGAGACGAAAGTGTTTTAGAGCCTATTAATATTTGGTTGAAAAACCCAAGAAAAGCTTTTGACTTCTCTAAGTATAATTATATTGCTATTGAAGGTAATATTGGTGCTGGTAAAACCAGTTTGGCAAATAAAATAGCGCACGATTTTAATGCGAAACTTATTTTAGAGCGTTTTGCTGATAATCCGTTTTTGCCTAAATTTTATGAAGACGCTACGCGCTATTCCTTTCCTTTAGAAATGTCTTTTTTAGCAGATCGCTATCAACAAATATCGGATGATTTATCTCAGTTAGATTTGTTTAAAGATTTTATTGTAAGTGATTACGACGTGTTTAAATCACTTATTTTTTCAAAAATTACATTGCAGGAAGATGAGTTTAAATTGTACAGAAAATTATTTCATTTAATGTACAAAGAGATATCAAAACCCGATTTGTATGTCTATTTATATCAGAATACTGAGCGTTTACAAGAAAATATTAAAAAACGTGGCCGTGATTATGAACAAAATATTGAAAATGACTATTTAGAAAAGATTAATGCGGGGTATCTCGATTTTTTAAAGTCGCAACCTGATTTTAATGTGAAAATCATTGATGTTTCGGATAAGGATTTTGTTGAAAATAGACTGGATTATTTGTGGATTTTGGGAGAGATTTGTGGGAAGTGA
- a CDS encoding DUF488 domain-containing protein, whose translation MVKLYTIGFTKKNAEKFFDLLKSNEVNKIVDTRINNTSQLSGFAKGNDLKFFAKELNDINYQHNLDFAPTKELLSKYRKGDITWEKYEQEYLDLLDFRKISKKTDIKNLHKNCLLCSEHTAEKCHRRLLAEYFQEVNNDVEIIHLT comes from the coding sequence ATGGTTAAATTATATACAATAGGTTTCACAAAGAAAAATGCTGAAAAATTCTTTGATTTACTTAAATCGAATGAAGTAAATAAAATCGTTGACACAAGAATAAATAATACATCTCAATTATCTGGTTTTGCAAAAGGAAATGATTTAAAGTTTTTTGCAAAAGAACTTAATGATATAAACTATCAACATAATCTTGATTTTGCACCTACAAAAGAATTACTCTCTAAATACAGAAAGGGAGATATTACTTGGGAAAAATACGAACAAGAATATTTAGATTTATTGGATTTTCGAAAAATATCAAAAAAAACAGATATCAAAAATTTACATAAAAATTGTCTCTTATGCAGTGAACATACAGCAGAAAAATGTCATCGAAGATTATTAGCTGAGTATTTTCAAGAAGTAAATAATGATGTTGAAATAATTCACTTAACCTAA